A section of the Pochonia chlamydosporia 170 chromosome 2, whole genome shotgun sequence genome encodes:
- a CDS encoding cell cycle control protein cwf14 (similar to Fusarium graminearum PH-1 XP_011326603.1), with amino-acid sequence MPAIRHSSKRKPPPEGFSDIENDLLIFANKMKDAQNKPPPQGPKYQAQWEIFQISHQRSRYIYDLYYEKEAISKQLYDWLLKNGYADAMLIAKWKKQGYEKAGF; translated from the coding sequence CACCGCCAGAAGGCTTCAGCGACATCGAAAATGACCTTTTAAtctttgccaacaagatgAAGGATGCGCAGAACAAGCCGCCTCCTCAGGGACCAAAATACCAAGCGCAGTGGGAGATCTTCCAAATCTCACATCAACGGAGTCGCTACATTTACGATTTATACTATGAGAAGGAGGCCATCAGCAAGCAGCTGTACGACTGGCTGTTGAAGAATGGCTACGCAGATGCCATGTTGATCGCGAAGTGGAAGAAGCAGGGTTACGAGAAGGCAGGTTTTTGA